The nucleotide window ATGAGTTTTTGAAAGACAAAGAGTTAATAGTTTTTACAAAAAGCACAAAAGAGCCTACCGAAAAAACCTATGCAACCGCAGAAGGTGATTTTGAAACTGGAAGTTTATTTGTTTTGATTAACGAAAACAGCGCCTCAGCAAGTGAAATTTTAGCAGGAGCTATTCAGGATAATGATCGCGGAACGGTTGTGGGACGACGCTCTTTTGGAAAAGGTTTGGTACAGCGTGAAATGGATTTCAAGGATGGTTCGGCTGTACGATTAACCATTGCAAGATATTATACCCCAACGGGAAGATGTATTCAAAAGTCCTATGCCAAAGGCGGTAATGAGGAATATTTTAAAGAATCGGATTCTCGTTTTTTGCACGGAGAACTTTATAAAAAAGACAGCATAAAAGTGGTTGATTCATTAAAGTTTAAAACAAAAAAAGGGAAAATCGTTTACGGTGGTGGTGGAATTATTCCTGATGTTTTCGTGCCTTTGGAAGCGGAACACGGTGTAGAAAATGTTTCGTATTTATTGCAGTCCGGAATTGTGGGGCATTTTGTTTTTGAAGAATTGGATAAAAAAAGAAAGGTGTTTACAAAATTGACTTTCGAACAATTTAAAACAAAAATAAACGAAACGGATTTGTACTTTACTGCTTTTCAAAAATACTTGACCAAAAACGGGTTAAAAATTGACTTAGCTAACTATAAACCATTGGTGAAACGCTATGTCAATGCTGAATTCGCAAGACAGTTATACGGCGATGTTTATTATTATCAAATGGTTTTGAAAGACGACACCATGATAAAAGCGGTTTTGAAGGAGGAAGCAAAACTAAAAGATTTAAAGTAAATTCGCTAAGTTGTCTTTTTTTGTTTAAAGTTTAAAGTTTAAAGTTTAAAGTTTAAAGTTTAAAACGAATAAACGAATAAACGAATAAACGAATAAACGAATAAACGAATAAACGAATTTGCTATTTATTTTCGAATACTATCATGGGAATGGGTTTGTGCCCCATCATTCCACAAAGTCAGTAAATCAGTAGCAACAGCGGCTCCACTGCCAGCTGCAATCGTGAGTTGACTTCTCCAGCCCGCAAGAGTCCCAATAACATAAATGCCATCAGTGACTTTATGGTCGTTATTTTTGAGTTGGATTCTTTGTTTTTCGGGAAGTGCTTTTTTATGAGGTTCGACGTATTGCATTAAACCTTCGATAGCAAAAGTATTGGCAGAGCCAATACCAACTACAATGTTAGCTGTTTTGTAGCTGTTTTTATTTGTGAAAACAGTAAAATCTGGATATTCTCCTTCGATTTTTAATACTTTTTCTTCAGGAATTTGAATAATATGGGGATAAGTATTGTGCAAATGTTCAACACTTTCATTTAACAATTCAGAACCTAATTTTCCCGGAGGAATTCCATAGGCATTGTTGAAAATGGCTTCCTGAAGCGATGAAGTCTTTTGATGGGTGAAAATCCCTATTTTCTTAGACGAAACAAATGCTTTGTTTTTGGCAGAACCCAACACCATGGCGCATGATACGCCCGAAACGCCACCGCCTATGATTAATACATCAAACACGGTTATGCTTTGTCATTCATTTTTTCAACTATTTTTTTAGACATTCTAAAAATTAGAAGAATTAAAACGGCACAAAATGAAGCGACAACACCAACAAACGCAATCATACTGTCCCCTTTGAATGGATTTTGAAAATCAATTAAGGTAATGTTGAAAATAAGAAGCGCAACTGCCAAAAGCACTAAAATGTTAGTGAAAATTTTCATAGGTTTAAAGTTTTTAAATAGGTTAAAGATTCTTTAGAGTCAAAAATTTCAAATTATATTGGCTAAAAACGAAGCCGTAATCTTTAACACATAAATATTTAGGGGGTAAAATTATGATTTTTTTTATTAGAGAAACAAACCTTTAACATTAGCGGCAAATAATTTAACAGCTATCGCCAACAGAACCACGCCAAAAGTCTTACGAATTACTCCAAGTCCATTTTGTCCGAGCATTTTTTCAATTTTTCCAGATGATTTCAAAACAATGTAAACCAATATAATGTTGAGCAGAATGGCAATTACAATATTTAGAGTGTGAAATTGGGAACGTAGCGAAAGTAAAGTGGTCATTGTTCCCGCGCCGGCAATCAAAGGGAATGCTAGTGGTACAATCGAGGCGGAGCTCGCTTCTTCGTCCCGATAAATTCGGATGCCCAAAATCATTTCCAAAGCCAAAAAAAATAATACAAATGAACCCGCTACCGCAAAGGAATGTACATCGATTCCGATTAGACTTAAAAATTCTTCTCCAATAAATAAAAACAAAATCATTATCAATCCAGCCACCAAAGCCGCTTTTTCAGATTCAATGTGTCCGTGTTTGGCTCTTAATCCTACTATTATTGGGATAGAACCCACGATGTCGATTACTGCAAAAAGCACCATTCCTACAGTTATTATTTCTTTTAAATCAAAATTTGTCATGATTTGTTTGTTTTGATAAATAATTCAGTTTGCAAAAATACGCTTATTTTATATTTTTAACAAAAAGTATATTATTTGTTTGATTTACAACAGCAATTTCGTTGATGTATTTTTTTTGAACCATATAAGTCATTTAAGTTTTTTTGTTAATCTTTATAGAAGTATAATTTATAGAACTGTTATAAAGTGCGTAAAAGTTTCTGGTTATTTGCCTTTTATGGACTTAAGAGGTTTTGATGGTTAGAAAGCAAATTAACACATGTGAAAAGTAAAAACTTATAAGACTTATATGGTAAATAAATCGGGGAAGGATGTTTGAATTGTCGAATTTATGTAAGTAAAGTATTTGCAATGTGTTAATTAGCATAGTTCAGAGACTTAATATTTGGGAGTTTTTTTTATTTCTTGAATGTTTGTTTACCTTTGCAAAATGTTTCAATTAGGAAAAACCATAGTCTCAGAGGATATACTCGAAAAAGAATTTGTTTGTAATTTGTCAGCTTGCAAAGGAGCTTGTTGTGTCGATGGTGATGCAGGAGCGCCGTTAAGTTTGGCAGAAACAAAAATATTGGAGGATATATATCCAAAGGTTAAACCGTTTTTGAGAAAACAAGGAATTGAGGCTATCGAAGCCCAAGGAGTTTGGGTAAATGGTACCGATGGTGATCTTGAAACACCGTTAATTGACAATAAAGATTGTGCTTACGTTATTTTTGACGGGAAAACCGCACTTTGCGGAATTGAACAAGCCTACAATCAAGGTATAATAGATTGGAAAAAACCTGTTTCCTGTCATTTGTATCCGGTGAGAGTCAAAGATTTTAGCGAGTTTGCAGCAGTCAATTATGACCGATGGGATATTTGCGACGCAGCTTGTTCTTTGGGACAAGAACTCGAAGTTCCTGTTTATAAATTTGTCAAAGAAGCTCTTGTTCGTCGCTTTGGCGAAGATTGGTATATGGAACTGGAAAAAGTTGCCGAAGACTTAAAAAACGGTTTGTAAAAACTAAAAGTTAAACAACAATTCTTAATTTTTAAAAATCCTTTATTTATAGGAGTTGAAAACGATATAGAGTGATTAATATATTGTTAATCAGCTGTTTGTGTTTTTGATTGAAAAGCATTCCTAATTTAATTTTTTGTTAAAAACTAAGGTGTATTGTGAATAAGTTTGACTTTTAATAACCGCTTTATTTCCTAATCTTTGTATTTCACTTTTCTAGTGTATTTTAAGTATAAAATCAAAATAAATAAATAAAAATCAAATGTCTCAAATAGAACCTATTTTACAAGAAAATAAAAATCGTTTCGTAATTTTCCCAATAAAGCATCATGATATTTGGGAGAGATATAAAATGATGGAAGCTAGTTTTTGGACTGCTGAGGAAATTGACTTATCCCAGGATTTAAATGACTGGAATAATAAATTGAATGAAGACGAGCGTTATTTTATAAAACATATTCTTGCTTTTTTTGCGGCATCTGATGGAATTGTAAACGAAAATCTTGCTGAAAATTTTGTAAACGAGGTGCAGTATCCTGAGGCTAAATTTTTCTATGGTTTCCAAATTATGATGGAAAACATCCATAGTGAGACATATTCGCTTTTGATTGATACTTATGTAAAAGACGAAAACGAAAAATCTGATTTATTCAATGCGTTGGATGTTTTTCCGGCGATTAGAAAAAAAGCGGATTGGGCTTTAAAATGGATAGAATCTGATTCTTTTGCCGAAAGGCTTATTGCTTTTGCAGCAGTAGAAGGAATTTTCTTTTCGGGTGCATTTTGTTCTATTTATTGGTTAAAAAAACGTGGATTGATGCCAGGTTTGACTTTCTCCAATGAGCTGATTTCTCGTGACGAAGGTGTTCACTGTGATTTTGCAGTGCATTTGCATAATCATCATTTGGTAAATAAAGTGCCAAAAGAAAGAATAAGAAGCATTATCGTTGATGCTTTGGATATTGAAAGAGAATTTATCACTGAGTCACTTCCTGTAAGTTTGATAGGAATGAATGCAGGTTTAATGACGCAATACTTAGAGTTTGTTGCTGATAGATTGTTGGTGGAATTAGGTTGTAACAGAGAATACAATGTTTCCAATCCATTTGATTTTATGGATATGATTTCGCTTCAGGGGAAAACTAATTTCTTTGAGAAAAAAGTTGCCGAATATCAAAAATCAGGAGTTAAAGTGACTGATAATAATGATTCCCAAAAAATTAGTTTCGACGCTGATTTTTAGAAAATATTTAAATTTTCAAATATTTCTACAGCTATTTGAAAGCAAAAAAATAACAATAATTATAATTAGATAGTTTTAGGGTTCCCCCAAATCTAAAAAACTAAGTTAATCTGCCTGAATAATTTCGGGCCAAATGACGGCATTTTGTTTCATTTCATTTTATGCGATGAAACAAAATATCGAGTTGGTTTATGGGTTGACCGTGAGTAAAAAATGAATTACGAATTCCTGCTATTCGTAAATCGCAATTCATTAAATTAAAAAAGGATAAAAGTATGTATGTAGTAAAAAGAGATGGCCACAAGGAGCCTGTAATGTTTGATAAAATTACAGAGAGAATCAAAAAGTTGTGTTACGGCTTGAACGAATTGGTAGATCCGGTTAAGGTTGCTATGCGTGTTATCGAAGGTTTATATGATGGCGTTTCTACATCTGAGCTTGATAATCTTGCTGCCGAAACTGCCGCTTCAATGACCATTGCACATCCTGATTATGCACAATTGGCCGCTCGTATTGCTATTTCAAATCTACATTCAAATACCAAAAAATCATTTTCTGAAACGATGGATGAGATGTTTCATTACATCAATCCAAGAACAGGAATGGAATCTCCATTATTAGCGACAGAAGTTCATAAAGTAATTATGGAGAATGCTGAATTTTTGGATTCGCATATTATTTACAATAGAGATTTTAACTATGATTATTTTGGATTTAAAACATTGGAACGTTCTTATTTGTTGAAAATAAACGGAAAAATTGTTGAGCGTCCACAGCATATGTTGATGCGTGTTTCTGTAGGGATTCACCTAGACGATTTAAAATCGGTGATGGAGACGTATGACTTAATGTCTAAAAAATATTTTACCCATGCAACGCCAACGTTGTTTAATGCAGGAACTCCAAAACCTCAAATGTCTTCTTGTTTCCTTTTGGCTATGCAGGATGACAGCATTGACGGTATTTATGATACTTTAAAACAAACAGCAAAAATCTCGCAATCTGCAGGAGGAGTAGGACTTTCTATACACAACGTTCGTGCAACAGGATCTTATATTCGTGGTACAAATGGTACTTCAAACGGTATTGTGCCAATGTTGAGAGTGTTTAATGACACGGCTCGTTATGTAGATCAAGGCGGAGGAAAACGTAAAGGTAGTTTTGCGGTTTATATTGAGCCTTGGCATGCTGATATTTTTGATTTTTTGGATTTAAAAAAGAATACCGGAAAAGAAGAAATGCGCGCCAGAGATTTATTCTTCGCTATGTGGACTTCGGATTTGTTTATGAAACGCGTGCAGGAAGATTCTACTTGGACTTTGATGTGTCCTAACGAATGTCCTGGTTTGTATGATGTGTATGGTGAAGAATTTGAAAAACTATACATTTCTTATGAAGAAAAAGGAAAAGGTAGAAAAACCATCAAAGCGCGTGAATTATGGGAGAAAATCCTTGAGTCACAAATTGAGACAGGAACGCCTTATATGTTATACAAAGACGCTGCCAACAGAAAGTCAAACCAAAAAAATCTAGGAACTATTCGTTCTTCCAATTTATGTACAGAGATTTTGGAATACACATCGAGTGATGAGGTTGCGGTATGTAACTTGGCTTCTATTTCTCTGCCGATGTTTATTGAGAATGGAGCTTTTAATCACCAATTATTGTTTGATGTTACCAAACGTGTAACCCGTAACTTAAACAGAGTAATTGACAGAAACTATTATCCTGTAAAAGAAGCCGAAAATTCCAATATGCGTCACAGACCAGTTGGTCTTGGTGTACAAGGACTGGCTGATGCTTTTATCATGTTGCGTATGCCTTTTACAAGTGATGAAGCTAAAAAGTTAAATCAAGAAATATTCGAAACGCTTTACTTTGCTGCCTGTACCGCATCTATGGAAATGGCAATTGAAGAAGGACCTTATTCTACTTTCCAAGGTTCTCCAATGTCAAACGGAGAATTCCAACACAATTTGTGGGGATTGAAAGACGAAGAATTATCAGGAAGATGGGATTGGGCTTCGCTTAGAAAAGAAGTGGTGAAAAACGGTGTTCGTAACTCGTTATTGGTTGCGCCAATGCCTACTGCTTCAACTTCACAAATTTTAGGAAACAACGAAGCGTTTGAACCCTATACATCTAATATTTACACAAGACGCGTATTGTCTGGTGAATTTATTGTAGTAAACAAACATTTGTTAAATGATTTAGTGAAATTAGGATTGTGGAATGATGATTTGAAACAAGAAATCATGCGTCACAACGGATCGGTTCAAAATATTGACATCATCCCGCAAGATCTGAAAGAATTGTACAAAACCGTTTGGGAAATGTCTATGAAAGATATTATTGATATGTCTCGCCAAAGAGGATATTTTGTAGATCAATCGCAATCATTGAACTTGT belongs to Flavobacterium gilvum and includes:
- a CDS encoding S41 family peptidase; protein product: MKFDNKYLPIVIGGIFALGVLIGSLSSPSSTNSFLSKRNTKEKLNKLIDFIDSEYVDDVNTDSIVSLTVNSILAKLDPHSVYIPPSEQAEIAETMKGDFVGIGINFYMHNDSVAVINPVKNGPSAKAGIKAGDRILYAGKTKLYGRKLPNDSLFAKLKGEVGSKIELTVYRKAERKKMKITIKRDVIPLKSVDVALRLDNTTGYIKINRFAETTFDEFHKALISLKKQGIKSLVVDLRDNGGGYMEEAIAIADEFLKDKELIVFTKSTKEPTEKTYATAEGDFETGSLFVLINENSASASEILAGAIQDNDRGTVVGRRSFGKGLVQREMDFKDGSAVRLTIARYYTPTGRCIQKSYAKGGNEEYFKESDSRFLHGELYKKDSIKVVDSLKFKTKKGKIVYGGGGIIPDVFVPLEAEHGVENVSYLLQSGIVGHFVFEELDKKRKVFTKLTFEQFKTKINETDLYFTAFQKYLTKNGLKIDLANYKPLVKRYVNAEFARQLYGDVYYYQMVLKDDTMIKAVLKEEAKLKDLK
- a CDS encoding FAD-dependent oxidoreductase — its product is MFDVLIIGGGVSGVSCAMVLGSAKNKAFVSSKKIGIFTHQKTSSLQEAIFNNAYGIPPGKLGSELLNESVEHLHNTYPHIIQIPEEKVLKIEGEYPDFTVFTNKNSYKTANIVVGIGSANTFAIEGLMQYVEPHKKALPEKQRIQLKNNDHKVTDGIYVIGTLAGWRSQLTIAAGSGAAVATDLLTLWNDGAQTHSHDSIRK
- a CDS encoding MarC family protein — translated: MTNFDLKEIITVGMVLFAVIDIVGSIPIIVGLRAKHGHIESEKAALVAGLIMILFLFIGEEFLSLIGIDVHSFAVAGSFVLFFLALEMILGIRIYRDEEASSASIVPLAFPLIAGAGTMTTLLSLRSQFHTLNIVIAILLNIILVYIVLKSSGKIEKMLGQNGLGVIRKTFGVVLLAIAVKLFAANVKGLFL
- a CDS encoding DUF3109 family protein produces the protein MFQLGKTIVSEDILEKEFVCNLSACKGACCVDGDAGAPLSLAETKILEDIYPKVKPFLRKQGIEAIEAQGVWVNGTDGDLETPLIDNKDCAYVIFDGKTALCGIEQAYNQGIIDWKKPVSCHLYPVRVKDFSEFAAVNYDRWDICDAACSLGQELEVPVYKFVKEALVRRFGEDWYMELEKVAEDLKNGL
- a CDS encoding ribonucleotide-diphosphate reductase subunit beta yields the protein MSQIEPILQENKNRFVIFPIKHHDIWERYKMMEASFWTAEEIDLSQDLNDWNNKLNEDERYFIKHILAFFAASDGIVNENLAENFVNEVQYPEAKFFYGFQIMMENIHSETYSLLIDTYVKDENEKSDLFNALDVFPAIRKKADWALKWIESDSFAERLIAFAAVEGIFFSGAFCSIYWLKKRGLMPGLTFSNELISRDEGVHCDFAVHLHNHHLVNKVPKERIRSIIVDALDIEREFITESLPVSLIGMNAGLMTQYLEFVADRLLVELGCNREYNVSNPFDFMDMISLQGKTNFFEKKVAEYQKSGVKVTDNNDSQKISFDADF
- a CDS encoding ribonucleoside-diphosphate reductase subunit alpha; this translates as MYVVKRDGHKEPVMFDKITERIKKLCYGLNELVDPVKVAMRVIEGLYDGVSTSELDNLAAETAASMTIAHPDYAQLAARIAISNLHSNTKKSFSETMDEMFHYINPRTGMESPLLATEVHKVIMENAEFLDSHIIYNRDFNYDYFGFKTLERSYLLKINGKIVERPQHMLMRVSVGIHLDDLKSVMETYDLMSKKYFTHATPTLFNAGTPKPQMSSCFLLAMQDDSIDGIYDTLKQTAKISQSAGGVGLSIHNVRATGSYIRGTNGTSNGIVPMLRVFNDTARYVDQGGGKRKGSFAVYIEPWHADIFDFLDLKKNTGKEEMRARDLFFAMWTSDLFMKRVQEDSTWTLMCPNECPGLYDVYGEEFEKLYISYEEKGKGRKTIKARELWEKILESQIETGTPYMLYKDAANRKSNQKNLGTIRSSNLCTEILEYTSSDEVAVCNLASISLPMFIENGAFNHQLLFDVTKRVTRNLNRVIDRNYYPVKEAENSNMRHRPVGLGVQGLADAFIMLRMPFTSDEAKKLNQEIFETLYFAACTASMEMAIEEGPYSTFQGSPMSNGEFQHNLWGLKDEELSGRWDWASLRKEVVKNGVRNSLLVAPMPTASTSQILGNNEAFEPYTSNIYTRRVLSGEFIVVNKHLLNDLVKLGLWNDDLKQEIMRHNGSVQNIDIIPQDLKELYKTVWEMSMKDIIDMSRQRGYFVDQSQSLNLFMQDANYSKLTSMHFYAWQSGLKTGMYYLRTKAAVDAIKFTLNNDKKEKEVVPTESIDVEDFKAMLLKAQAADPEDCEMCGS